The following coding sequences lie in one Euhalothece natronophila Z-M001 genomic window:
- the secY gene encoding preprotein translocase subunit SecY has translation MVVSRERTPNAQETFMQMAQAAGLRGRLLLTVGLILLVRLGVRIPVPGVDRAAFAQAVQDSPISGFLNFLSGGGLSAVGIFALGILPFINASIIMQLLTAGLPYLENLQKNEGEAGRRKISQITRYVALASAIFNAIGLASFVQPYAYDPGPIFVIKTVIALSAGSMFVIWLAELITERGIGNGPSLLIFVNIVAVLPRTLGNTIEFAQAGGREAVAQVVVLALVFLVMIVGIVFVQEGMRKIPIVSARRQVGKRLYRERTSYLPLRVNQGGVLPIIFASTLLILPSSLAQFTQGGGGDPEQQTGGVMGTLNEILIQISTYLNPAGPAPWIYISVYLALILFFSYFYAALVVNPVDMSQNLKKMGASIPGIRPGKATSDYLQKVINRLTLLGAIFLGIVATVPTAVETATGVTTFQGLGATSLLILVGVAIDTAKQIQSRVISQRYEGMVKE, from the coding sequence ATGGTTGTTAGTCGAGAAAGAACCCCAAACGCCCAAGAAACATTTATGCAGATGGCGCAAGCGGCTGGTTTACGTGGTCGCTTGTTACTGACCGTCGGCTTAATTTTACTAGTTCGCTTAGGTGTGCGGATTCCTGTCCCAGGAGTTGACCGCGCCGCCTTTGCCCAAGCCGTTCAAGATAGTCCGATCTCTGGATTTTTAAACTTCCTCTCAGGAGGGGGGTTATCGGCAGTAGGGATTTTTGCCTTAGGCATTTTGCCCTTTATTAATGCCTCCATTATTATGCAGTTACTTACTGCTGGCTTGCCCTATTTAGAAAATTTACAGAAAAATGAAGGGGAAGCAGGACGACGAAAAATTTCCCAAATCACCCGTTATGTAGCTTTAGCTTCGGCAATTTTTAATGCCATTGGCCTGGCAAGTTTTGTTCAACCCTATGCCTATGACCCGGGACCAATTTTTGTCATAAAAACGGTTATTGCCCTCAGTGCTGGCTCAATGTTTGTAATTTGGCTTGCCGAGTTAATTACAGAACGAGGGATTGGAAATGGGCCTTCCTTACTGATTTTTGTCAATATTGTGGCGGTTCTGCCAAGAACCTTGGGAAATACCATCGAATTTGCTCAAGCTGGCGGACGAGAAGCTGTAGCACAAGTGGTGGTTTTAGCCTTAGTGTTCTTAGTGATGATTGTCGGCATTGTCTTTGTGCAAGAGGGAATGCGGAAAATTCCCATTGTGTCAGCGCGGCGACAAGTCGGAAAACGGCTATATCGGGAGCGCACGAGCTATTTACCGCTACGAGTCAATCAAGGCGGTGTCCTGCCGATTATCTTTGCCTCTACCTTGCTGATTCTACCCTCTTCCTTGGCACAGTTTACTCAAGGTGGTGGTGGCGACCCAGAACAGCAAACAGGCGGAGTTATGGGAACTCTTAATGAAATTTTAATTCAAATTTCTACCTATCTGAATCCTGCTGGTCCTGCTCCTTGGATCTATATATCAGTTTATTTAGCGCTGATTCTCTTCTTTAGCTATTTTTATGCGGCGTTAGTGGTTAACCCAGTGGATATGTCGCAAAACTTAAAGAAAATGGGGGCAAGTATCCCAGGGATTCGTCCCGGAAAGGCAACTAGCGATTATTTACAAAAAGTGATTAATCGCCTCACACTTTTAGGGGCAATTTTCTTGGGAATTGTTGCCACAGTTCCCACAGCAGTAGAAACAGCGACAGGGGTTACCACCTTTCAAGGGCTAGGGGCAACCTCCCTTTTGATTTTAGTCGGGGTAGCTATTGATACGGCAAAACAAATTCAAAGTCGTGTCATTTCTCAACGCTATGAAGGAATGGTCAAAGAATAG
- a CDS encoding adenylate kinase — translation MTQYSRLIFFGPPGAGKGTQAKEVSKECNIPHIATGDILRNAIKEQTPVGKKAQSYVDNGDLVPDEVLGELVRDRLQQPDTQSGWILDGFPRTLKQAEFLDELLKELNSSYDLVIYLDVPDEVLMKRLLGRGRKDDTEETIRHRLDIFHNETAELISFYKQRNHFLQVDGNQPLPQVTERIKTAMAEGS, via the coding sequence ATGACTCAATATTCAAGATTAATTTTTTTTGGCCCCCCAGGGGCAGGGAAAGGAACACAAGCCAAAGAAGTTTCTAAAGAGTGTAATATTCCTCATATTGCCACAGGGGATATTCTTCGCAATGCAATTAAAGAACAAACACCTGTGGGGAAAAAAGCCCAATCGTATGTGGATAATGGCGATTTAGTGCCAGATGAGGTATTAGGAGAACTGGTGCGCGATCGGCTACAACAACCCGATACACAATCAGGTTGGATTCTTGATGGCTTTCCTCGTACTTTGAAACAAGCGGAATTTCTAGATGAATTGCTCAAGGAACTTAATTCCAGTTATGATTTAGTGATTTATCTGGATGTTCCCGATGAGGTTTTAATGAAACGCTTGTTAGGACGAGGGCGTAAAGATGATACAGAAGAAACAATCCGTCATCGGTTAGATATTTTTCATAATGAAACCGCCGAACTGATTAGTTTCTATAAACAGCGCAATCACTTTCTACAAGTGGATGGAAACCAACCCCTCCCCCAAGTAACTGAACGAATTAAAACAGCAATGGCTGAAGGCTCTTAA
- the infA gene encoding translation initiation factor IF-1, whose translation MSKQDLIEMEGTVTESLPNAMFRVDLENGYNVLAHISGKIRRNYIKILPGDKVKVELTPYDLSKGRITYRLRKK comes from the coding sequence ATGTCTAAACAAGACCTTATTGAAATGGAAGGAACTGTAACCGAGTCCTTACCAAATGCAATGTTTCGAGTTGATCTCGAAAATGGTTATAACGTCCTTGCTCATATTTCGGGTAAAATCCGCCGTAACTATATCAAAATTTTACCAGGGGATAAAGTCAAAGTAGAATTAACTCCCTATGATTTGAGTAAAGGGCGCATTACTTATCGGTTGCGTAAAAAATAA